Part of the Mangifera indica cultivar Alphonso chromosome 4, CATAS_Mindica_2.1, whole genome shotgun sequence genome, gatgtctTAATTATTTGTTAGGTAAAATTAATAAGGGAATTCTTGCAGTAAACATAACTTCGTGATAGATAATCCTACAGGTCAAACATGGTCCAATgcataaaaacaattataattaaccAATTCCAATCACTATGTTCTGGGCTCTAACAAAAGTCATCAGCAAAGATAGAGAAAACTTATAAAGATTTGAGTGTGAACCATAAAATAAAAGCTACACAAAATTTTAGAACATGTTTCTtatatgaataagaaaaaaaatttctcacaaGGTGACCCTGTTCTGGTCAGAGCCAACCCAGAGAACTATCATGCCAATGAAATGTtagtaacaaaaacaggaaagAGCCAGACCTAAATGAAGTTTCAAAGCCCTTCTCATAACTCTTGTGGTGGAATGTATATATCCATTTCATTAACTGCATCGACCACTTTTTCCATCTGCATTGCACGACTACCTTTCATCAGAATAacatcattaaattttaatctcttcACAATTTTCTGCGCAAGGACTTCAGCATCATTGGTATGTACAATTtttttgactctatttagatTCATATTCTTTGCTGCTGTAAGAAATCTGTTGCAAGGCCAACTAAATCAATATTGGAATCACAACAGTAACTTAATATTTCCTCATGAGACTCTGTCTTGATTGAGCCAAGTTCCAACTTGTCGCCTAAAACAGCGACTCTTTTACCATCACAAGCAATACTTTTTAGCAAGTCAATGGCAGCTCTGGTGCTCATGGGATTGGCATTGTAAGCATCATTGACTATCTTGATGCCATTACTGGCAACTTGAAGCTCTGACCTCGTGCACAGGAACAAATTTCGAAAAAGATTTTCCAACTTCAGCAAGAGAAAGCCCAAAGAGAGTTGCCACTGCTGCTGCACATGCATCGAGGGCCAAATGCAGACCTGGACTAGGAATCACAAATTTCACCATGAACAACTCCCCACCTTGCCATTATTATTGTAGGCATAAGCAGTGTAAATTACAAGTATGGCAAAGACAAACTATCACCaacagaagatgatgaaaatcCCAATGTACATTATGGACAGGACACCAAGCCATGTTTGTTGCAAGAGCTTTATAACATTTGTGGACCATACATTATGAACCAAAAAGTTCAATAATGTTTTGTCcccaaaaatttttaagaaatcaGAAGTCATGAAAGCAATTAATGTATAGATAAAGGAAAGAAATCTTGAATTTAGTTcatacaaatttcaaaaaacaaatttagtaattataacATCAATAAAAGATCACAGAAATTGAGATAATTTAGAGTATTCATAGATATTAGCAATAATAGTCATGGAGATTATCGATAAGCAAGAATCCAAGAATTTCAAAATGTTGGAATTTTActcaaaacttttaaatttcttgttaGATTATGATGAACATCTAATGGTTGAGCTTCAAAAAAAGTTCCATGGAAAACATTAACTTTTTACATACTAATCAACAGGATTTGATCTTATATTCTACATATTCTGCAAATCCAAGTAGTACTTCTCATTCAAATGTGTACAAAGTTATTCAACTGCCAAAAGGTTCAAAGAAAGAACTTATCACTCACGGTTCATcccaaataatataaaatagatgAAGGTGTAAATTTTCTAGCTCCTATGAATTAGAAAATTTCAGATTATTTACTAATTCAGAGAGATGCTATTAAGAACTtacatctctttctctttgtccAAAACAACTCGAACTCCAAGACCTTCATCTGCAGTTTCAGCTGCAACCAAACGAACATCACACCCCATTCTCTGGCCAAACAACACCTAATAAACCCAAAACAGACAATGTTTACTATTTAATAAACCTAATACAAAACTTATTCACATTAATGTAAACCAAAGTAACTGAAAAAGCAATATCAGTATGAACAAGGATGCCACATTGGGtgaaataaatctaatatatgagTTCTTGTTGTTATAGAATTTAAGAATATTCTATGTTACAGTACATTTTTGTCaatgatatattgattcatCAAAAGCATCTCAGAAAAATTGTGATGTTCAAGGTCCAATTGTAAAAATAGCTTAAGCGCTTTCCATCCCCCGAACCTTTCTATTTCTCAGTAGATTTTGCAGCCTAAAACATTAACATTTAACAAGAACTCAAACAAAGAGTATTCCCGAGACTCTAAGAAACGTGTCTTATTAAATCCAATTCAATTTTCACTAATTCCGAACAACTCAAAAACCTAAAATCAGGGGGAAATTCTTAAAAAGCAAATGAGAGCCAAGAATTGTAACATATCTTCCTAACACCATGGGGCACTGGAAGGGCTGAAACAAGAGGATCATCAGCATTCAATACATAGACATCCCCCAACTTGGCTTCCCTAAATATCTCACCTTTGGCCATTGCTACCTCCTCTAAACTCCCCAAACTCTCCAAAATGCGAAGCACCCACATTCAAAACCATCCTTATGTCTGGTCTTGTCATCCTTGCTAGCTCCAATATCTCCCCCTTTTTACTCATTCCCATCTCCAAAACGGCAATATCAACATTCCTAAACATCCCAATCAAACTTAAAGCAACACCAACTCTGTTATTCCAATTCACATAACTTTTGAAGACATTAACTCCTAAACTCTCAAGAACGAAAGCTATCATACTCTTAGTTGTACTTTTTCCTACACTCCCGGTAACCCCAACTAAAACACCATTAAACCACTTATTTCTTGCATAAGAAGCCATATTTATCAATGAATCAACAGTGTTAATATTGCCATTCCCTTCAATTCGAATAAAACCCTTGTCCCAGCCCTCGCATACACGGTTCCCAATGACGCCAACACAGCCTTTACCATACAACTGGGGAGAAATGAAGTCATGAGCATCAAAGTGTTGGCCTGTGATGGCAAAAAACCACTGGTTTGTGTTAGGTTGTAAGGCTCTGGTGTCCGTACAAATGATGCCTGGAGGACACCTTTTGAGTAATTTGCCATTGACAGAGTCAGCTATCTCAGTGGCAGTCCAAATCGGTGAATTTGAAGTATGCTGAGAGGTATTTAGGGAAGTGTGAATGTGATTCTTAGTGTGTATGAAGATGTTTTTTTCTAGTAAGAAAGAGAATTGATGAAGGCGTTGAAGTCATTTCTGGACTCCtgtcataaatcaaaatttgcGTATTTTACTAAATTCAGAAAGTTCTTATATGTTCGGGTTGGGAACCTATTAAAAACCCGCTCTGGgcataaaaattttgtttcaattttatgttacatttgattttttttaacagcATCAACAGTTGAGTTGATTTACAACGCTGaacaaacttttttatatagatatttttagatacccaattttttttcttggaaaaacTAAACTTACATTTCAATGGCATTCTAGGAAGAACGAGAAACTGATGCAGTTAGCCGTCTCAAGCCCACCTATTATACAAAGCAATTCAAGAGCAGTAATGTGAATATTTATGGCAAAGCCAGGCACAACATGTGCTCAGATAAGCTACTCAAAATAGTAATATAGAATGGATTTTTTACAGATTCTGCCACAAAAAACTACTTACTACAactaataatttaatgatttcaaGACAAGATGCTAGAACACTATTCCTATCCATAATGCATCCCATTTAAAAAAGTCACCTATACAGATTGCATGTATTTCTCTCCCTATGgcttattgaaaatttaaacaaatgaTAGTGACAAATTGTGCTTGCAAATAAGCAACCTTATTCAGGCTAATTTAGATGGAGAACCCACTATCTAAACATTAGCATAAGCAAAGTAGTCTTCTCCTTTTGTAAATTTTACAGCTAATACACATCACCTATGAGCAGATGTGGGGGGCATCGGATATGGCATAGCACCAACGTTCATTGGTGCACCTGGAACCACTGCTCCGGGCACTGGAGCTCTAACAACATATGCCATGTGTACTGGAGCAGGAAGATTCACCGGGGTGCCAACAGCTGAGACAAGGGGTCCTCCTATTGGTTGACCTATAGTAGGAGTACTGTAAATGCCAACAGCTGGAGGCCCAGCTGGATGTTGGGGTTGCTGTTTGGCTGATTTGCCAGAGGAAGCTCCTGCACCCGAACCATTAGTTTGACCTGTGATTGGTCCTTGTGCTGCAGAAATGTCTCCATTGCTAACACTGGTGATATCATGAATGCTCGATCGCCTCCTATCTTTGTTCATTGAGTTCAAACGGATGAAGTATTTTTGTGCATGGCTAGCCACTTGTGTAGGTGTTCTGGTAACCACAAAATTGCGAGATATACTCCGCCAGTCACCTTTACCATATTTGTCCAAACCAAGAAGAAATAACCTGTTTGTTGAACAAAGAAAGAATTAGAGCTTACCAGTGAAATCATAATATGTGCACATCAACAATTGAACAAGGATAACATACAGAACATGTGCTGGCTGAGGAACAATTCAAGCGGCACCatgtttactttttttaattccagTAGCATTCACCTTAATTTTCATCCTTACTTCTGAGTCACTAATTGGTCATGCCATCATAACAGCCATTTATACTTTTGCTAATTCTATTTTGCCTTGATTATACAGCAGTGAAATCAAAAGTTCTTCAttaccaccaccaccaacatTCTAATATGTGTTATGCAAAGCACATTAAAAAGTTGGATAATGAATATGAACAATTAGATAGATCATAGAACTCTTCACAGAAAATATTCACTTCTCATTATTTTTACTAACTCCAATGGCAGTTAACATTCTTTCCTCACATTTCTACATGAAATTATTGCACCTCTGCATACAAGATTATTTCTGTTGTCAAACTATCTAGGCAGTACTAGCCATGATGCAAACCTTTAATGATTTCAGAGTACAAATTTGCTTCTGTATTCATCAATCTATCATCTATGGTTTACCATGAATTACCACATTCATTCTGTAAGGCAACTGCTAAAGTTGTTCAATAGAAGTATTCCATCGACACCACCAAGTTAATAGGTTTAACTTTATAAAGGCTAACGAAGAGTCCCAAGACCTTTTCTCTTCAAGTAATTTACCATTTCAAAGAAATGAAACTCAAAATCAGATTAATCAATCTGACTAGACAACCTAACTGAAAACTTTAAGCTACTTTTTTTCGTAAGAGAAAAATATAGGCAACTTATCAAGACAATCTTTTTGACGGAGTTTACTCAACTGAAGCAATCTGTAATACAGAAAAACACCACCATGACATACATAGGCTAACATATTCTTCATAGAGACATGACTGCTAAATAAAAACTAGCATTAAACATGAATAACTGGTTAACGACAAGgaaaaattcaagttcaaaatGCTAAAGTGACAACTAGtgttaaacattaatttttacaACTGACAAACGACGAGca contains:
- the LOC123214357 gene encoding LOW QUALITY PROTEIN: UDP-N-acetylmuramoyl-tripeptide--D-alanyl-D-alanine ligase-like (The sequence of the model RefSeq protein was modified relative to this genomic sequence to represent the inferred CDS: inserted 3 bases in 2 codons; deleted 1 base in 1 codon; substituted 1 base at 1 genomic stop codon), with the protein product QRLHQFSFLLEKNIFIHTKNHIHTSLNTSQHTSNSPIWTATEIADSVNGKLLKRCPPGIICTDTRALQPNTNQWFFAITGQHFDAHDFISPQLYGKGCVGVIGNRVCEGWDKGFIRIEGNGNINTVDSLINMASYARNKWFNGVLVGVTGSVGKSTTKSMIAFVLESLGVNVFKSYVNWNNRVGVALSLIGMFRNVDIAVLEMGMSKKGEILELARMTRPDIRMVLNVGASHLESLGSLEEVAMAKGEIFREAKLGDVYVLNADDPLVSALPVPHGVRKVLFGQRMGCDVRLVAAETADEGLGVRVVLDKEKEMXLFMVKFVIPSPGLHLALDACAAAVATLFGLSLAEVGKSFSKFVPVHXRSELQVASNGIKIVNDAYNANPMSTRAAIDLLKSIACDGKRVAVLGDKLELGSIKTESHEEILSYCCDSNIDLVGLAXRFLTAAKNMNLNRVKKIVHTNDAEVLAQKIVKRLKFNDVILMKGSRAMQMEKVVDAVNEMDIYIPPQEL
- the LOC123215035 gene encoding transcription factor SRM1-like, encoding MTVDEVGSSSVWTKEQDKAFENALATYPEDASDRWEKIVSDIPGKTLDEIKHHYELLVDDVNDIESGCVPVPSYNSSSDGSTGHGGDEGTGKKGSHYGHYNNESNHGSKSSRSDQERRKGIAWTEDEHRLFLLGLDKYGKGDWRSISRNFVVTRTPTQVASHAQKYFIRLNSMNKDRRRSSIHDITSVSNGDISAAQGPITGQTNGSGAGASSGKSAKQQPQHPAGPPAVGIYSTPTIGQPIGGPLVSAVGTPVNLPAPVHMAYVVRAPVPGAVVPGAPMNVGAMPYPMPPTSAHR